The Huiozyma naganishii CBS 8797 chromosome 9, complete genome nucleotide sequence GAGCGCCAAATACAAGTATTCTGGCACTAGGCTAAAATCTTCGAAAAAACATTCTTGATAAAACTTTAACATTGGGTTATTAGTTAATTCGTCTCTTAGCAGGAAGAGTTCCAAATCTAATGTAGCCACAGACATTAAGTATAGTAATGAATTTTTCGAGTTTGTAATGAGATCTGAAACTTTCCTCATTTTGGTATCCGTTaacaagttgaaacaaCCCTGTTGTGGGTCCCATTTATGCAGCAAACATGTCACGATCAACTTGAAAGAGATATTCCAGTCgcagttgaagaattggTCTATTAGGTTCCCGTATTTCAAAGATGCAAAAAGGGCACTCAACGATGCAGCAGTAGGTGATATTGCCACTgccaaaaaatattttgtcTGCATCAGGTTAAATACACGGTTCCAGTTTATTGAATTATCTTGAGCTCTTTTGAAAGCGTTAGAGATTTGAGACCCCCTCTCTGTCGCCTGTTTAATATCTACAGGTGTGGCCCAACTATGCGCTAAATCGTCTTGCAAGTGTTGCGAACCAGGTGATACGATTTCGGACAGCAACAACGCCACCATATCGTTTAGGCCTTCCCCCGATAGAGTCCCTAACATATCTTGTAGTCGGGACGCAAAATTGTCCGGAGACGAATTCGACAGTAAACTCTGTAAAATATTATGGTTGTTCATTTTCGTCAGTTGTTTTAATTTGTCTAGAATAATATTTGGGTAAAGCACTTCCTTCAAATTTGGAACTGTGAGATTATCCAACGTCAGTTGTATATCTTGATCTGTTAAATTGAATTGGctttcaagttcttcgGTCTTGAAAATACTTTCTTTGAGAGAATTGATGAATTCTGGACTACAGAAGGGAAGGTTTTTCAATAAGTTGGAAAACAGACGGTGAATTAGATTTGTTTCGTGATCTAAGACGTGAGTTTTCTTTATATCAGCGCAACAAAGTGTCAAAAGTTTCTTCCAGTATTTAATGCGGACTGCTGGCAACGACTTGTCTAATATGAAGTCGATCTGTTTGGAAACGTGATTAAAATTATCGTTCGAGAGTTGTGTAATCAGTAAGCTGATTTGTGATAAAACTATCTGGGCCgcttctttttctctcttcAAATTATATTCGTGGTTGATTTGGGCTAAATGCATGAAACGAGTCAAGATAGGAGCCGAATTTGAAGAATCGTTGTTTCTTTTGGCCTCGAAATGTCTGTGAGTCTGTCTGTACCTGCTATTAATGGTTCAAAAAAGACTGAAAGAAGCCAAATACCAAAAACGACAGAAAGAAATATAACGTAGATGGAAACGGTTTGGTAGTAATTGCCCCCAAGAGAAAAGAATCTTAATCGGATCCCGAACCGTTTATATGTAGCTAGGGCATAATCAATTTCAAATATCgctgttttctttttttcttattttttgtcCGTTCGCCACTACTTAATTCTTGAAGAGTCCGGgtaacttttgaagaaaaaaattttcgcGACATGAAAATAACAAACTCGTATGAAGTGATTTTGGCAAAATGTAGTGCCAGGATTATGGTTAACTATGGGCAAAACCGATCTGGCGAATAAGGCGATGCCTAGATGATGCTGATTCTTCGAGATACAGTAGTATTAGTCTTTGCAAAATTGTCATCTGGGAATGGCGGCGCAACCTACTATTAGCAGGTTTTTTAAAGCTGTGAAAAAAGAGCCGAAAGACACTAATCAGGACCCACCAGATGAATGTTCGGACATTGGGAAGACTGCTGAGACTAGTATCTCGTTGAGtgatgaggaggacaaATATCTTGGGAGTATTGGTGATTCGCGAGATGGGAGTTCAGAGAGATCAATTGACACgaaagttcaagaagagcCTGCTAAGAGAATTGTGCAACAAACACCAAACCCTCCTGCCGATGGGACTGGTGCTTCGAACGTTGGATCGTCACTTGGCAAATTTGCCCTGAATGGTATGGATTTGCCTGAGACAGATACTAATAAAAATGCTAATTCGAACTCGTTTGCGAAGAGACTGAATTCAATTTTGAATGATGACACTACGGTAGAGGATAAGGACGTCATCGACAAACGACCTTCGAAAATGTTGAAAGTTGACGACAGCAAAGAGACCAAATTGACCCCATTGGATGAACAAGTGAGATCTTTGAAACTGCAAAACATGGATAAAATTCTACTTGTCAGGGTTGGCTATAAGTATAAATGTTTTGCCGAAGACGCTATTATTGTAAGCAGCATCCTCCACATCAAGTTAGTCCAAGGTAAACTAACTCTTGATAACTCTAATCCGCACGATTCCCaatacaaaaattttgCGTATTGCTCATTCCCAGATGTCAGGTTAAACATCAATTTGGAAAGGCTGATCCACGAAAACCTTAAAGTAGGCATTGTGGAACAGAGTGAGACAAGCAGCTTGAAGAAACAATCGGAAAACAAAAGCAAATCTGTATTCGAAAGAGAAGTTACGAACGTTGTTTCAAAGGCAACGTATGGTATCAACGTTGATAAAgctcgttcttcaaaggaaTCCCCGATACTAGGCGATACCAAGAGTATATGGATCTTGAAAGTTGTGCCAACATCTGAACAGTTATCGAAGTATTCCCTAGTGTCTGTGAATCTTAATTCAGGTGAGGTGATTTTTGATGAGTTTTCTGATACGGCATCTTCGTCAGAACAACTAATAACAAGAGTAAAATACTTGGATCCGATAGAAGTAATATTACAATGCTCAGAGAAACATGTCAATCGCTGTTTGAAGAATGCAGAGTGTCAAATCACTGAGATAAAAGAAGAGGATAATCGCCATTTGGATGCATTCAATGAATTAAAGGTTGATGTACCAGTTCCGGAAACGCTCAAAGAGTTGGTTGCCCACCTGTATCATTATTTGCACCAATATAATAACGAAAACATTCTCCTAATAACAGATAATTATAGACCTTTCACGTCCAAGATGTTTATGCTACTTGATGGGAATGCAATGGATGCGTTGGATATTTTCTCCAACGAGGGTAAAAAGGGATCGTTGTTTTGGGTCCTCAACCACACTAGAACTCCATTCGGGTCAAGACAACTGAGAAATTGGGTTAAACGTCCCCTTCTGAACACGACAGATATTGAAGATCGGTTAGACGCCATCGAATGTATTTCAGAGGTAATTAATGACATCTTCTTTGAATCATTGAATCATCTTCTGAAAAGTATACCTGATTTGTCACATACCCTCAATCGTATCACATACGGAAGAACTTCACGCAGAGAGGTGTATTactttttgaagcaaaTATGTTCCCTGATTGATCATTTCAAATTACATCAAAGTTATATCGAAAATCAAATCTTATTGCCAGATGGGAAGATACCCAAAAGATCCAAACTATTACCGAAGTGGTTCCAAGAAATGTACGAATATTTAAAAGATTCAAACATTCCCAGGATTTTGACTATGGTCAATGTTGCGGCGGTCATGGAGAAGGATCCGGAAAAACAGCAAATAGGctttttgaatttgaatAACTATGATAACCCAGCGAAAATTATTGACATTCAGCGAAATATTGAAAGTATACAAGATGAAATGAACGTGGAATTAAACAACATCCGAAAGTTTCTCAAAAGACCTTACTTAAACTATAGAGATGAAGTGGATTATTTGATTGAGGTAAGAAATTCTCAAGTTAAGGGGCTTCCCGACGATTGGGTTAAAGTTAACAGTACGAAGTCCGTCAGCAGATTTTTGACTCCAAAAAATACCAAGCTTTTGCAAAATttacaatatcaaaaggACCTGTTACTCCAAGAAACAAGATCCGAgttcttggtttttcttcaaaagattAAAGCAGAATACACCTCATTGAACAAATtaattcaaaaaattgcaaactACGATTGTATCTTGGCGTTGGCAGCTACGTCATGCGCCATTAATTATGTTAGACCTAAATTTGAGACGAATAAAGGTCAATTTGTTAGCATTGTAAAAGGAAGAAATGCTGTTATTGAATCTTTGGATAGAAATTACGTTCCTAATGACAGTAATATGTACACCAACGAAGGTAAAATTACCATAATCACTGGTCCGAATATGGGGGGTAAGTCATCATACATTCGGCAAGTGGCTCTACTCATTGTAATGGCCCAAATTGGATCTTTTGTCCCAGCACACTCAATGGAACTAAGTCTGTTTGATAACATATTTACTAGAATTGGGGCAAATGATAACCTACTACAAGGTCAGTCTACATTCATGGTAGAGATGTCGGAAATATTACACATAATCAAAAGAGCCACACCTAAGTCGTTGTTGCTTCTCGACGAGGTCGGTAGGGGTACCGGGACTATAGATGGGAGAGCAATATGCTACGCAATATTAAAATACTATCTTGAACTAGTTGATTGTCCACTGATTCTATTTACTACGCACTTCCCTGATATTGGGAAACAACTTCGAGACACTTATCAAAAGGCGATCAAGAACTTCTATATGGACTACGTCGAAGAACAGAAACCGGGCGAAAGTTGGCAAAGCGTTATATTCTTGTACCAGCTCAAAGAAGGTCTGAGTGAAGATTCGTACGGGTTAAATGTGGCTAAATTGGCGGGTATAGACAGTGAGATTATAAATTCGGCTTACCAGGTATCGCGTAAGATGAAAAATGAGGAATCGGAAAGCgaaaaacttttgaaacttGTCTTGGGCCTAAGGtccatttttcaaagtagtGAAAACAAAGCTGAGTCAAATGGAGAACAATTTCGGAGACTGTTGGAAATATGCGATAATTGACGTGAGTGTCACTACTACATAAGATATTTCCGCAGGAGGACACACAAAAGTTAACATATTGCACTCCGAAAATGTCTACTTTTCTCAATAATTAAAAAATTTTGTAACTGAAATTAGAAAtaacagaaagaaacaatAATCAAAATGATGTCCGGTAAGGGAATGTCAATATTGTATCCATTTTTAATGCCTCTTAAAAAAGTTCCTCGTACTATTGCTTCTTGATCTGTTTGCATTAACAGTGTAAGAGACCTTCCCGTAGGTCTTATCATCTCCGTACACCAGAGAATCGTTCTCAGCTTCCGAAACCATTAAACTCATTGAGTTGAAGTCACGGAAGGGATCATCCTcctgaatttcttcatcgTGTTCAATAATTTCCTCAAACATaatcttttcttcatctttcatttcttctccatcttcattttcatcgtcatcactTAGTGAGTCGGATTTGAACCCATTTTTACGCACATTCTCGTTCTTCGATAGACTGCTGAATTCAAATCCATTCTGGCTTAAAACCGGTATCAAGGGGGGTTCTTGGTTACGCAAAAACGACCACTGaacttttttgaaaaacggATGCTTTTTCAAATCAGCTGCCCCAGCTTTAGATCCCAGCCTCTTGGATTCGTTTTTATTTAGTagttttttcatcaaatcTTTACAAGTCCGTGACACATCGTTGCTATTTGGGAAAGTAACGTCCTTCTTTAATATATGGACAAACGTTTCCTTAGTATCATTACCTTTAAACGGAGTGAAACCGTAGAGCATTTCGTATAGTAGAATACCCAAAGTCCACCAAtccactgctgctgtatGACCGTTCCCTTTAATGACCTCAGGAGAGATGTATTCTTCCGTACCAACAAATGAGTTCGTTCTGAACCCATCAGAAAACACCTTGGTATCGATCAGACTCTTTTGAGCAGTCGTTACTACTGGACTCTTTGTATTTGTGACAGCTTGAATGGAAAGGTCAAAATCGGACAACATTATATGCCCAGACCGATGTAAAAGGATATTCTCTGGCTTCAAATCTCTGTAAATAAAACCCAAAAGATGTAGGTACTCAAGGGCAGCAATTACCTCACTGGTGTAAAACCTTGCATCCTCTTCACAAATACATTTCGTTTGCCTGGTTTGCAAAGCACGGAAAAATTCACCACCCAAACAGTATTCCATACAAAGATACAAGTAATCTTCGGTTTGGAATGAATGGTATAAGGTCACAATAAACGGATGATTACTAGTAGCAAGAATCTCCTGTTCTGCTAAAATACgttttactttttttcgttcaatCATGTCCTTTTTGGAGAATATTTTCATGGCGTACAGTCTTCTTGTGGTCTTTTCCTTTACCAAGTAAACGGTTCCCACATCACCTTGCCCTAACAGCCGAATTTTATCAAACGACTGAGGCGTCACCACGACATCTTGGAATTTGTTACTGAATGACTTGGTCCTTAATCGAGTTGATCTGTGTGGCTCTTTCATACTTGGGAAAACCGGTGGAGACAACGATGCAATTGGCATATGTTTAAAACCAAATGATTTCGTGCCATCAATACCAGAGGATAGCATAGTATGTGTACCTTCTGATCCGATTTTACCCTCAGAAAATGAATTTGATATTTTGTAACCTTTCGTataattattttttgagTCACTACTCAATACTGAGGATCTTGGAGAAGTTAAGTAAGTGGATGTTGCTCCAGTATTCTTTCTCCCTGGCGATAGAACAGGGCTCACTCCACTTAGATTCGTGTCATCAAATTGATCGAACTCTTCATTTTCGTTTATGTTGTTTAAAGAGACGTTGCTTGATGACCTTCCCGCTCTACCACTGGAACCCGCCACGGCCAAATTCGAATCGGTAGAAGTTCCATTTGGAATGGCGGGGAAGTAAGGATTATTATTCGTACCGTTACtctcgttcttctttgcGTTAAAGGGTTCCGTAAGTGGGGACGACACGGTTGTTGTATTTCTAAATGGATTCGTGGGTGCAAACCCGGTTGAGGAAAAGATTCTTGGAGACGTTGCACCACTAGCCAACAAGGTGTGCTCTGTTGGAAACTGAGGTGCTGATGGCGCTCTTTTCCTGTTTGTGTGATTGTTACAAATGATTTTGGATCTTACCTCATCTACGTTCTTATCCGCATCTTTGGTTACTATTATGGGGGATTcctcatttttctttgtcGGTTTTGAGATGAGCTTGTCAAAATTAACTGGCGTTactatttcttcttcaggtAAATGGTCAATATTGGAAATAGGTTCTTTAAATATGTTCTTATGCTCCATGCGGGGACTAATTAGTGGTGGCGTGAATCTCTCTTTGGCATGGAAGGAAGGTATTAAATGTTCCTTTATTTTCCCCCTTATAGACGTGGAGCTGGAATTTCCCTCAATGTCATCGCTACTCTCGTTGTTGGTCTTGGAGTTATTACTGTGGTTACTAGCAGTCTCGCTATGACTGTTCTTCCCATCTCCAAATAAGCCCTTGAATTTGATAAACCTCGTACGACTACCGTCTGAATTTTCATCAGTATTCCGGACTAGAGAGGGTTTAGCTTCAgggtttgttttttctAATACACCTACACTCTTATCCGAGGTCTCACCTAAATCCGAATGCGTAGTGGAATTGTTCATGTCTGGACCTGCGTCTTTTTTGAACGTTGAGTTCTCTAAGGATACACTTGATTCAGTGTGGTCATCATCACTGCTAACAGTAGGTGGTTCGAGGCTACCATTCTTAGGGGGTGAATAGGCACCAGAAGTTGGTTTATTCGATTTCCCGAAAAGTTTGGGGAAGGACATGCTTCTAGTCTTTTGGCCCAACAGACTCTGAAACCCCTTTGGTTGATCGACTGCTGGATTTGAcatcgaaaaaaagaacaatacctacttcaacagcaaaaaattttccactttgCAATTAATAGAGGGTGATAAATCAGATGGGAAAGCAACAGAACAGTGAATAAGATCCTGTATTGCTTatatggaaaaaaatgcagCTGCCAAACctaaaaataaaataatttcactcgttgatcaacctagacagcaacaactgattcgagaaaaaaagaataaagtAGAAAATAGCAATATAGAAGTGCAAGCTGTTCCCAAAAGACTAGACGGCGAGTAACAGCGCCTTGGCTCAAAAGCTTGTCAAGTATACAGGTCCGTTCATCAACTGGTTCCCTTTCGACAAAAGGAACAACTCCACGTTTTTTCGGctgaaaataaaacaaaaaaaagtgggATATTTTTGCTCACGTGACGCTAAAGGCCGACTCTGCCAACTTTTGACGTGCGCTCTTGTAGACGTCGTCGAGAGCGGTGGAGCAGTAGTGCAGCCCTCTTCCTCAGTCAATTGATAGCAGACTGTGTTGGTAGGAAACGAACAAACGAAAACCAGATCTGTGATGCTGTACTTAACCGTAGCTGCGGAGCTCTCCGAAAATATCGTCAAAGTGTCTACTAAAAATTCCGAGACTGACCCGGCGGAATTCTGCTTCGACTTGGTGTGTACCAGTTGCAGAGAGATGCATGACTCTCCCGTAACAATTAACAGTTTTGAGAAACATGATATGAGCGGGAGTAGAGGAGAAGCATCTTTCACGCTAAAATGTAAGTTTTGCCAGAATGAGTGCTCTATCAATCTGAGCCCGTTCGAAGATGCCTTGTACGCACAACCACAGGAAAACAAAGAcaagaggaaaaaacaTGGGCTGGGGAAAGTCGCTCTCAATGAGGCTGTAatcttgcaattggatTGCAGAGGCTGCGACCTCAAAGTATTCCATTTCGATAACTTGATCTTTCTCGTCGAGTTAGCCTCCGGTAAGATTATGGAATGCCAGTTTGAACAAGGTGAGGATGAATGGTACGACTACGATGACGATGCCAACGAAGAAGTGTCGATAACTGAATTTAAGTATCAGTTTGTGAAAGGGAAGTGATAGTAGGAGGTTCTAAACAGATAAAAATAACCATACAtcatatatatgtatagAGAGAGCGAGAGAAGACAAAAATGCATATATCCCCACGGTTACACAAGCAAAACTATAGCCAAAAACATTAAAATACCGTTCAGAGTTTTAGTACTGGCGCTTCCCATATACGTAGTTAAACCAGGAACTGTCTTTGGAGAGACAGAACTCACCGCGTTCCCTGGGGTATTTTCCGGCTTCACTGGCGTTGTTATAGGAACCGATGGAGATGGTGTAACGCGGGTATTTGTTGTTACTCTTACTGTGGAAACAACGTTTGAATAAATAGGTGTCGACGTGGTAATAGTCACCAACTCATGGTGTTCATTCTCTGTGGTGACCGTCACTAGATCCAAGGTTGTAAATTTAACGGTTGTTTCGTAAGTGCTAACAGACGGGGAGATGGTAACAATCGGAGTAGTAGTCGAAGGAGGGGAGGTTTCCTGCTGTTCAGATACTGTCGATGAGGTAGAGCAGTGTGAACCGGTGCACACTTCAGTGATCGCGGTAGTACTTGATGTTGTATCAGTTACCACACTCAGGGGAGGAACAGTCACAGAGCTTGTCACTGGAATAATGCAGTGCGAATCAGTGCATGTTGTCGTCAATGTTACTTCGTGCGTCCCAGTAGTTGTAGTATACACATATGTGCCAGGACCCTGTGATGTTGTGAATGCTGACTTAATAGGCTTTTCTACGGTACAATCATCATTTTGACATGTAGCGGTATATGGACACCACGTCGTATACTCTGTTACTTTACCGTTGTATGTTGTTGTGACAGTGGAAATAGAGGATCCAACAGTTGTGCTAAAAGTGGGATGTGGAGGGGTGGTTGATTCATTTGATACAGTGTGCTCGGTTGTAGATGGGACAGACAAGTGAGAAGGAGTAGCAGCAGTTTTACACCTGTTATCAGTACAGATAGCAGTAAAAGGACACCACGTTGTGTATTTTGTTACTTTACCGTTGTATGTCGTAGTGATTGTAGCCAATGAAGAAATGATTTTATACGGTGGAGGAGGAATATACGTTTGTTGGGTTGAGATGGGGATCGGATTTGTTTTATCGGAACTTACTGATCTAACAGGAGTGGTAGCCTTTGAACTTATGCTGTTTGGAGGCACTGGAGACGAGCGGATCGATGATGCTTCTGACTTTCTGGTAAGTATAGGTGTACCTGGCACATTTGTTGACACCCTGCTTTCTGTAACATGCGCCGTACTTTTCATATTGGTTGAAAAAGTTGATGTAGCAGTGGGCACCCGAATACAATGTGCATCAGGACACGTTTCCGATACAATTAGTGTCTTCAAGGTAGTAGTGGTGGCGGTAGTTTCCGAGTTATGTCCGGTGGTCGTATGAGGTACAGTGATAGGACACCACGTCGTATAAATTGTAACAACACCACGAGTTGTTTGTGTAACTGTACTCAACGTGTAAAGAGGTTGACTACCGTGGCTCTTGGTAGTTGACAAAATTGTGATTGAACTTCCCTTTTCTATTTTGGGAGTAACAAGCGAGCGAACGGGACTAGAAGGGACTGTACATATCCCGCCAGAGCACGATTCAACAGATACAATAAAAGTTTTGGTTGTTCCAGAAACAGACTGGCTCTTCCAAGATTTTGTACTGCGACCTTTTGTTGGTATGGAAATTGCAGGAGGTACGGAGTGTTGATCACTTCTAGTATCCATTTTTGGCGACGAAACTGGACGAATAATAGTATCTGAGCGCAAGGTCGATGGGAATTTCGAagcagtttctgttttggaGCAACGATGATCAGAACATGACTCGACAGATACTGTCTTAGTTGAAATTAGAGGACACCAAGTTGTATAGACCACAGTAACTCCATTACTTACCGAGGTCGCTGTGCTACGCACTGATGTTGTAACCGTagatttcaaaaaagacTCCGTAGATTCTTCACTTACCGAGGACACTGGGCACCAAGTGATGTATACAGTAGTTTGGCCATTGCTGGTAGTCGTGACGGTGGAGAGTGTGTATTTCGGTTGAAGGGACCTTTGTGCCGAGCTACTCTCTAACCGTGAATTCTTGCCGATAGGAATAGTACAGGTAGTGGGAGTAACAACCGTAGTTGTAGTTGGCGTACAGTGATGTTCTTTGCAAACTTCGGTGGATATGGTAACAGTATTATAAGATACAAAGGTCTCGTAATATACGTCATTTTCGGGGACCTGCAAGGAAGACAAGGAACGTTTGGCACTAGGCATTGGTGTTGtgaaagttgaaaaaggaaTAGACGAGATAGAGGAAGcagaaacagcagaaacaaCAGAAGTAACAGAGACAGCAGAATCAACAGAAGCAACAGAAGCAACAGAAGCAGTAGAGACAACAGGAACAGCATCAGCAGAAGAAGCTGTGAACTGGATAGAAGAAAATGCCGTGCTCAATACAATAGACTGAATCGACGATATGGTTTCGAGAGACATTTCTTCCTTTGAAGTAC carries:
- the MSH3 gene encoding mismatch repair protein MSH3 (similar to Saccharomyces cerevisiae MSH3 (YCR092C); ancestral locus Anc_6.372), translated to MAAQPTISRFFKAVKKEPKDTNQDPPDECSDIGKTAETSISLSDEEDKYLGSIGDSRDGSSERSIDTKVQEEPAKRIVQQTPNPPADGTGASNVGSSLGKFALNGMDLPETDTNKNANSNSFAKRLNSILNDDTTVEDKDVIDKRPSKMLKVDDSKETKLTPLDEQVRSLKLQNMDKILLVRVGYKYKCFAEDAIIVSSILHIKLVQGKLTLDNSNPHDSQYKNFAYCSFPDVRLNINLERLIHENLKVGIVEQSETSSLKKQSENKSKSVFEREVTNVVSKATYGINVDKARSSKESPILGDTKSIWILKVVPTSEQLSKYSLVSVNLNSGEVIFDEFSDTASSSEQLITRVKYLDPIEVILQCSEKHVNRCLKNAECQITEIKEEDNRHLDAFNELKVDVPVPETLKELVAHLYHYLHQYNNENILLITDNYRPFTSKMFMLLDGNAMDALDIFSNEGKKGSLFWVLNHTRTPFGSRQLRNWVKRPLLNTTDIEDRLDAIECISEVINDIFFESLNHLLKSIPDLSHTLNRITYGRTSRREVYYFLKQICSLIDHFKLHQSYIENQILLPDGKIPKRSKLLPKWFQEMYEYLKDSNIPRILTMVNVAAVMEKDPEKQQIGFLNLNNYDNPAKIIDIQRNIESIQDEMNVELNNIRKFLKRPYLNYRDEVDYLIEVRNSQVKGLPDDWVKVNSTKSVSRFLTPKNTKLLQNLQYQKDLLLQETRSEFLVFLQKIKAEYTSLNKLIQKIANYDCILALAATSCAINYVRPKFETNKGQFVSIVKGRNAVIESLDRNYVPNDSNMYTNEGKITIITGPNMGGKSSYIRQVALLIVMAQIGSFVPAHSMELSLFDNIFTRIGANDNLLQGQSTFMVEMSEILHIIKRATPKSLLLLDEVGRGTGTIDGRAICYAILKYYLELVDCPLILFTTHFPDIGKQLRDTYQKAIKNFYMDYVEEQKPGESWQSVIFLYQLKEGLSEDSYGLNVAKLAGIDSEIINSAYQVSRKMKNEESESEKLLKLVLGLRSIFQSSENKAESNGEQFRRLLEICDN
- the KIN82 gene encoding putative serine/threonine protein kinase KIN82 (similar to Saccharomyces cerevisiae KIN82 (YCR091W) and YNR047W; ancestral locus Anc_6.371) produces the protein MSNPAVDQPKGFQSLLGQKTRSMSFPKLFGKSNKPTSGAYSPPKNGSLEPPTVSSDDDHTESSVSLENSTFKKDAGPDMNNSTTHSDLGETSDKSVGVLEKTNPEAKPSLVRNTDENSDGSRTRFIKFKGLFGDGKNSHSETASNHSNNSKTNNESSDDIEGNSSSTSIRGKIKEHLIPSFHAKERFTPPLISPRMEHKNIFKEPISNIDHLPEEEIVTPVNFDKLISKPTKKNEESPIIVTKDADKNVDEVRSKIICNNHTNRKRAPSAPQFPTEHTLLASGATSPRIFSSTGFAPTNPFRNTTTVSSPLTEPFNAKKNESNGTNNNPYFPAIPNGTSTDSNLAVAGSSGRAGRSSSNVSLNNINENEEFDQFDDTNLSGVSPVLSPGRKNTGATSTYLTSPRSSVLSSDSKNNYTKGYKISNSFSEGKIGSEGTHTMLSSGIDGTKSFGFKHMPIASLSPPVFPSMKEPHRSTRLRTKSFSNKFQDVVVTPQSFDKIRLLGQGDVGTVYLVKEKTTRRLYAMKIFSKKDMIERKKVKRILAEQEILATSNHPFIVTLYHSFQTEDYLYLCMEYCLGGEFFRALQTRQTKCICEEDARFYTSEVIAALEYLHLLGFIYRDLKPENILLHRSGHIMLSDFDLSIQAVTNTKSPVVTTAQKSLIDTKVFSDGFRTNSFVGTEEYISPEVIKGNGHTAAVDWWTLGILLYEMLYGFTPFKGNDTKETFVHILKKDVTFPNSNDVSRTCKDLMKKLLNKNESKRLGSKAGAADLKKHPFFKKVQWSFLRNQEPPLIPVLSQNGFEFSSLSKNENVRKNGFKSDSLSDDDENEDGEEMKDEEKIMFEEIIEHDEEIQEDDPFRDFNSMSLMVSEAENDSLVYGDDKTYGKVSYTVNANRSRSNSTRNFFKRH
- the KNAG0I02680 gene encoding uncharacterized protein (similar to Saccharomyces cerevisiae YCR090C; ancestral locus Anc_6.368), which codes for MLYLTVAAELSENIVKVSTKNSETDPAEFCFDLVCTSCREMHDSPVTINSFEKHDMSGSRGEASFTLKCKFCQNECSINLSPFEDALYAQPQENKDKRKKHGLGKVALNEAVILQLDCRGCDLKVFHFDNLIFLVELASGKIMECQFEQGEDEWYDYDDDANEEVSITEFKYQFVKGK
- the FIG2 gene encoding Fig2p (similar to Saccharomyces cerevisiae FIG2 (YCR089W) and AGA1 (YNR044W); ancestral locus Anc_6.367) gives rise to the protein MLQVLQLVVLLVGVSNVQAAYWQNTTSSAQTVNGASLTSVLPLGESSQEFSSSTVKTWDISSLQGTELGSGFGLSTESSGWISSSGKVSPTTVIGSSIDLLLGSSNAFSVKTSSFSMLSAKESEFQTSLASSTLSSTQIHTSTDAEHSSSALIRTSAQQSVSSGSQTSEMVASTDSTLSRSSSVTLGSASGSVSSAQLGSSNVQSFVSSTPLSESILSSPVSTSQSSVASSGTSSIEAAVNSLSGILVSEVSSAYLASSTQVFELKSSLETDLASLSSSPKVSQSAQFGSEPTHSASSVEPFTATDQSTNQILPGSTTGYLSAAVVSTYSDSKGSFISQGFASESSASNPSSSGISSSGNATTKTFMDALFLSQTSTSKEEMSLETISSIQSIVLSTAFSSIQFTASSADAVPVVSTASVASVASVDSAVSVTSVVSAVSASSISSIPFSTFTTPMPSAKRSLSSLQVPENDVYYETFVSYNTVTISTEVCKEHHCTPTTTTVVTPTTCTIPIGKNSRLESSSAQRSLQPKYTLSTVTTTSNGQTTVYITWCPVSSVSEESTESFLKSTVTTSVRSTATSVSNGVTVVYTTWCPLISTKTVSVESCSDHRCSKTETASKFPSTLRSDTIIRPVSSPKMDTRSDQHSVPPAISIPTKGRSTKSWKSQSVSGTTKTFIVSVESCSGGICTVPSSPVRSLVTPKIEKGSSITILSTTKSHGSQPLYTLSTVTQTTRGVVTIYTTWCPITVPHTTTGHNSETTATTTTLKTLIVSETCPDAHCIRVPTATSTFSTNMKSTAHVTESRVSTNVPGTPILTRKSEASSIRSSPVPPNSISSKATTPVRSVSSDKTNPIPISTQQTYIPPPPYKIISSLATITTTYNGKVTKYTTWCPFTAICTDNRCKTAATPSHLSVPSTTEHTVSNESTTPPHPTFSTTVGSSISTVTTTYNGKVTEYTTWCPYTATCQNDDCTVEKPIKSAFTTSQGPGTYVYTTTTGTHEVTLTTTCTDSHCIIPVTSSVTVPPLSVVTDTTSSTTAITEVCTGSHCSTSSTVSEQQETSPPSTTTPIVTISPSVSTYETTVKFTTLDLVTVTTENEHHELVTITTSTPIYSNVVSTVRVTTNTRVTPSPSVPITTPVKPENTPGNAVSSVSPKTVPGLTTYMGSASTKTLNGILMFLAIVLLV